cgatatattccttcaccgccgtgcacgagatgaattataaacacaaattaaacacatattcagtagtgctaatctgggatgcacgcgttctaaccactgggcaaacTCAGCTATCGGCAATatcaactaaattaaattaccgTTTTCGTCCGAATAGGCCTGACTAtccttattgattgtcgattGTCTGTAGTCAAATTCTCGAAGGCATTTCTTCTTAGCTTCGTTTTTAAAATCGTTTTTCATAGTCGAATTACATCTTGGATACGACTTACAGACTTTTTTACTTACTTGCATAAGAGCCTgtaatcaacaacagcctgtaaattcccactgctgggctaaaggcctcctctccctttgaggagaaggtttggaacatattccactacgctgttccaatgcgagttggtggttgcatgcaggtttcctcaagatgttttccttcaccgctgagcacgagatgaattataaagacaaataagcacataaatcagcggtgcttgcttgggtttgaacccgcaatcatcggttaagatgcacgcgttctaaccactgggccatctcgagccTGTAAGTTATATGAGCATTGCTAAATATTTCGAACATgcaaagttttatttcaaaatctatAGTGACTTGGCTTACTTTGAAACACTTTCTTAGAGCGACTTTTAGACAGGGATCGCCATATTTGTCTCGTAATATTTGATGTTCTTGTTCATTATTCCATTCATCTccatctattttaaaaataagaaatattttcgtTTCACATTTTATCTGAAATTATAAAACTCTTTCAAatctttaatattcaaaaacataaatttcaataaacgtttcgtaaattttaaagttatcatTTTACCaaacagaaaataaatgttaggaggaaacaataaaaaagattGGTCAATTTCATTTAATAGCGTCAGGGCACAATAAAACAAGATTGCTTATACGACTGGTTTCAAACCATTTATTAcgttattttaagaattaaaacaaattattacaaaactgTTAACGCTCGAAATTGATTCTCagcttttataattacatttagatATGGGGCCATCCATTTTTTACGTAAGATGATTTAGAGGGGATACATAGCACCCATGTCTTACGTTTTCTTGCAAGGGTTTACTTTGtaaaatctatctatctatctataataaaagaaaGTGGTGTTAGTTAAACTacttataactcaagaacgaaTGAACCAATTTGGCTGAAAATTGCTGGAGGGGTAACTTAGAACCAGGAGACGGGCATAGGACTTTTTGTCCCATTCGAAGGGATTTCCGTGAAGTCAGTATAAAATGCGGTATAACAAAAACGCATCTGACATGGAATAACAGAACAAAAATTACACATTATGAAGACCTTAAAAAAAGCCAGTTAGACAttctgttatatatttagttcCAGCATTgtatccgtgcgaagtcggggcgggtcgctagtacacaataaaataaaccaaacttatattcattttttccTTTAGtttcttacgtaataaatatgaaatcgaAATGAGGGGGACGgcctattcttattttttcttatgataGGAGGGGGTCAAAAATTGGCGAAAATAGTCTTACATAATTAATGGATAGTCCCTATTTTATAGTTCACATGTGTACcgatatttatgtttattatgatatttgttGCTATAGTAAAATTGCTATTAATAAATGTCTATAATGGGTTTGGTTTAAGTCCTAGTCACTACCATCGCTACTGCCGCTGCTGTCGCTATCACTAGAATCTTTCCCAGAATCTTTGCCATCATTGACAATGAACAGTTTCTTACATTCCTCTTTACACGAATTTTCGAAagctttctttttatttttatcgcaaGTAATCTCAGCGCATGTTTCCTTCGTGGCGTTATTGCATGCTTGTATACATTTCGATCTGTTGCTCTTTTGGCACtctttttcatatttatcaCGTAAATACGATTTCGGTGGAGAAACGGACATAAGagttttattgtttgtataaataatgaaatcctGCAATCATAGAAAATCATTAAAATGACGACTCTGATGTtagatgtattatatttttgtgatttaattttttctacttACATAATGCTTTTCTGGTACTATATCTTTTGTAGCACCAATAGAACTATCTACAAAAAATAGAACAATGATATATTatcaatgttaaataattacatggtctgtcatatgtatgcttagatctttaaaattacgcaatggattttgatgtgttttttttttcaaatagattgattcaaatAGATccggtttttgtttataacacgTGGACattatagttaagaaacactgataattttagaagtttctaatgtgatgtcgtaaataaacaaattctgtagtattttacttggtgataggactttgtgcaagtccgcctaggtaccatcagatattctgccaaTATACCACATtcacattttagttcccaaggtttgtggtgcattacagcgtcattgtctatgggcagtggtgaccacttaccatcagggcaAAATTTTCGTCTGCCAAGCAATagcataaaaacaaattatattgagTATCAGTTTTGTATCCGTGCGTCCcttgtgttaaataaaaatattccgtAGTAGACGAAGTTCTCATACCGTTGTAGTTGCGTTTTCGCAAATGTAACGGATGAAGATTTTGTTGTCCTCTTAGTCTTGTTTCACTATCCTTACTACTTTGAGTAATGTCATATTGCTTCTTGCATTCCATTTTACCGTTTCTTATAAACGCGGATTTGAAGTTAGCCTTGcatttaaatcgtaatttgcaaactttcttatttacttcttttatggcctgaaaatgaaaaattacaaaacaataaataaatgttggacaaaatcacatacattactctgatcgtAATGTAAAAGTTagagcacttatgttatggaaaatcagaagtaacgacggtacaacaaacaccgagacccaagacaacatagaaaaataattaactttttctacatcgactcggccgaacCCGGTCAGAGAGATCGtcaaatactaatatatagtCTCGAGTTATTAGTTGTATGCAAGTAATGCAACTTACTTTAACGCATTTTTTAATCGGAACCTGTAAACAAACATCCCCATAATTGTTACGCAATATGATTGTTTCATTGTTTCTGAATTGGTGCTCATTTGGTTCCAAATTACCATCTTTAGCTAGCTTAACCGATTCCTCGAAGGTATTGTTATCATCCTAAAATCAGACATTATAGAAATAAAGAGATCTATGTTGAaattatgagctgagatggtccagtgtttcgaacacgtgcatcttaaccgatgattgcggattcaaacccaggcaatcaatactgaatattcatggtaggcaagcaccgctgattcatgtgcttaatttgtctttataattcatctcgtgctcagcggtgaaggaaaacatcgtgaggaaatctgcatgtgacaaatttcatggaaattctgccacatgtaaattccaccaacccgcattggaacagcgtggtggaatatgttccaaaccttctcctcaaagggagaggaggcctttggcccagcagtgggaatttacaggctgttgttgttgttgttgttgattcatggtatttttttgtgtttataattcatctcatgattggtggtaaaggaaaacattgtgaggaatcctgcacgtgtctaatgtcaaagaaatcctgccacatttGAATACAACCAATCCGCAGTGGAAcatcatggtggaatatgttccaaaaatcttctcctcaaagagagaggaggccatagcccaaaagtggaaaatttataaactgttgttgttgatgttgaaaTTCATCATAGACAGTTTTAGTTACCATTTCTGGTTTCGCCAAAAtaacaattgttattttattgggTTCTTCTCTTTTGGGTTTTTGTGATTTGAAAAATGGATCTTCGTCATTAGTCAGCTTAATAGGTCTGCTTATAATCTCTTGCCAAATGTTATTCGGCGAAAATGTTTCCGAATATATTATCCTCTTGATTCTCCTACTGTTGTCCCTTGCAAATGGTGCTCTAAATTGTAATTTTGGTTGGCTATAATTTTTCCGTGTTCGGGAACTAAGACGTTGTACGCTGAATCTAGTTTTTTCacctaatatattttgaaatactttaGGTTTTTTCCTCGTCacggttttctttttatttttattttttgttataattttgttttgaatcgATTTTGTTGTTGGGGGCATGTCAATAGATATAACTTGTATGTCTTCCGATTCGTTATCTTCAGATGAATAATTTTCTGTATCATCTTGAGCATattctaaagattttttttcaatgctTAATTTATCGACTGGTtctttggttttatttaaagcTGTATTCGTTACTTTTTTAATGTCATCAGTATAATCATCATCTAGCGACTCGCTGTCATAAATAGCCGCTGTTGCTGGTTTAAATGTACTAGCCCTCACATAATCTACTTTTGAAGGCAACCATATTTTCTGTGTTTCATTTTGGTTTTCATAAGATGAATCGTCAGAGTCGTCGTTATCGCTTATAGATGCTGAATCGTTCTCTTTGTCCTCTTTAAACTTCAAAACTTTTAGTATTTGATCATATTTGTTGATAAAATCGTACAATGCTCTGTTAACTGACGAAATATTCCCAGATTGggatttaagtattatttttacatctTTTGATTTTATCACATTATTACATATCAcctgtaaaatatttgattttagtgtttaaatatgtttttctgttatttaaaagaataatagtACTAACAGCAAATATCAAAAATACTTCAGGCAAATACTTGCGCAACATCTAAGTTTTATTTCCGAACAACGATAAagtaaattgtttgttatacGACCTcgcgttttatttcattaaacccAATAGAAGATTTACATGTAACaaactatactataatataataatatatacttagtatccaaataaaacaaatgaaaaaatattaacaaaattccAATATGTATGAAATAGTCTTTTATTTTAACTGATATTATTGGCCCTTATGTTATGGGCGATATGTCCCTTTTTTACCATTTCGATTTAAATATCGaaagaaactaaaattaaaatacaataacgcTATCGTCCCGACTTCGCATGAGAGTTTTGTTGATAAGACTTTTACAACTTTTTTACAAT
This DNA window, taken from Vanessa cardui chromosome 26, ilVanCard2.1, whole genome shotgun sequence, encodes the following:
- the LOC124540684 gene encoding uncharacterized protein LOC124540684 isoform X2, with product MLRKYLPEVFLIFAVICNNVIKSKDVKIILKSQSGNISSVNRALYDFINKYDQILKVLKFKEDKENDSASISDNDDSDDSSYENQNETQKIWLPSKVDYVRASTFKPATAAIYDSESLDDDYTDDIKKVTNTALNKTKEPVDKLSIEKKSLEYAQDDTENYSSEDNESEDIQVISIDMPPTTKSIQNKIITKNKNKKKTVTRKKPKVFQNILGEKTRFSVQRLSSRTRKNYSQPKLQFRAPFARDNSRRIKRIIYSETFSPNNIWQEIISRPIKLTNDEDPFFKSQKPKREEPNKITIVILAKPEMDDNNTFEESVKLAKDGNLEPNEHQFRNNETIILRNNYGDVCLQVPIKKCVKAIKEVNKKVCKLRFKCKANFKSAFIRNGKMECKKQYDITQSSKDSETRLRGQQNLHPLHLRKRNYNVLLVLQKI
- the LOC124540686 gene encoding uncharacterized protein LOC124540686 isoform X1 — translated: MKLTNLFYCFLLTFIFCLIKCETKIFLIFKIDGDEWNNEQEHQILRDKYGDPCLKVALRKCFKALMQVSKKVCKSYPRCNSTMKNDFKNEAKKKCLREFDYRQSTINKDSQAYSDENVSDNNKHTDETRERYLDVCIPHMVPQSMKTTNRSLRNDVLGNLVEQILRSRSERECKKLSRDKCNLACVDTSSIVCKMHECSKRKERSFKNTCKKVCSSAYQVRTIESSSDSGSSN
- the LOC124540686 gene encoding uncharacterized protein LOC124540686 isoform X2, which gives rise to MKLTNLFYCFLLTFIFCLIKCETKIFLIFKIDGDEWNNEQEHQILRDKYGDPCLKVALRKCFKALMQVSKKVCKSYPRCNSTMKNDFKNEAKKKCLREFDYRQSTINKDSQAYSDENDNNKHTDETRERYLDVCIPHMVPQSMKTTNRSLRNDVLGNLVEQILRSRSERECKKLSRDKCNLACVDTSSIVCKMHECSKRKERSFKNTCKKVCSSAYQVRTIESSSDSGSSN
- the LOC124540684 gene encoding uncharacterized protein LOC124540684 isoform X1, with product MLRKYLPEVFLIFAVICNNVIKSKDVKIILKSQSGNISSVNRALYDFINKYDQILKVLKFKEDKENDSASISDNDDSDDSSYENQNETQKIWLPSKVDYVRASTFKPATAAIYDSESLDDDYTDDIKKVTNTALNKTKEPVDKLSIEKKSLEYAQDDTENYSSEDNESEDIQVISIDMPPTTKSIQNKIITKNKNKKKTVTRKKPKVFQNILGEKTRFSVQRLSSRTRKNYSQPKLQFRAPFARDNSRRIKRIIYSETFSPNNIWQEIISRPIKLTNDEDPFFKSQKPKREEPNKITIVILAKPEMDDNNTFEESVKLAKDGNLEPNEHQFRNNETIILRNNYGDVCLQVPIKKCVKAIKEVNKKVCKLRFKCKANFKSAFIRNGKMECKKQYDITQSSKDSETRLRGQQNLHPLHLRKRNYNDSSIGATKDIVPEKHYDFIIYTNNKTLMSVSPPKSYLRDKYEKECQKSNRSKCIQACNNATKETCAEITCDKNKKKAFENSCKEECKKLFIVNDGKDSGKDSSDSDSSGSSDGSD